From Pseudoleptotrichia goodfellowii, a single genomic window includes:
- a CDS encoding ABC transporter ATP-binding protein yields the protein MNTEKKIKLETKNVSVKFEDKKIIENISVKLYENELVCILGLSGVGKSTLFNVIAGLISPDKGSVEMNGQNITGKSGNISYMLQKDLLLPFKTVIDNVSLPLVIKGESKKTAREKAEKYFEQFGLEGTQKKYPSQLSGGMKQRAALLRTYMFSREIALLDEPFSALDAITKHKMHLWYLDIMKQIKMSTLFITHDIDEAILLSDRIYILAGSPGQITAEIKIEIDRNGNNQEIEMSEKFLKYKKEILEYLK from the coding sequence ATGAATACAGAGAAAAAAATCAAACTGGAAACGAAAAATGTTTCGGTAAAATTTGAAGATAAAAAAATTATAGAAAATATTTCGGTAAAACTTTATGAAAATGAGCTTGTCTGTATTTTGGGACTGAGCGGAGTAGGAAAAAGCACACTTTTTAATGTTATTGCGGGACTGATTTCTCCGGATAAAGGGTCTGTGGAGATGAACGGTCAAAACATAACAGGGAAGTCGGGAAATATAAGCTATATGCTTCAAAAAGATTTGTTACTGCCTTTTAAAACGGTTATCGATAATGTGTCTCTTCCTCTTGTTATAAAAGGAGAAAGTAAAAAAACAGCAAGAGAAAAGGCTGAAAAGTATTTTGAGCAGTTCGGACTTGAAGGAACACAGAAAAAATACCCGAGCCAATTATCGGGAGGAATGAAACAGAGAGCTGCACTTTTGAGGACGTATATGTTTTCTCGGGAAATTGCTTTGCTGGATGAGCCGTTCAGTGCATTGGATGCTATAACAAAGCATAAAATGCACCTTTGGTATCTGGACATAATGAAACAGATAAAAATGTCCACATTGTTTATAACTCACGATATTGACGAGGCGATACTTCTTTCGGACAGAATTTATATCCTTGCGGGAAGTCCGGGTCAAATAACGGCTGAAATAAAAATAGAAATAGACAGAAACGGAAATAATCAGGAAATAGAAATGTCCGAAAAATTTTTAAAATACAAAAAAGAAATATTGGAGTATCTTAAATAA
- a CDS encoding ABC transporter permease has protein sequence MSKKSRNTLNKITDKTAPFIIIVFILILWQILSMTGIVPKFMLPSPFNVIKAFFSDFGLLMHHTVITLTEAFLGLGLGIILGFVTAVVMDRFEFAYKAIYPVLVITQTIPTVAIAPLLVLWLGYGIMPKITLIVITSFFPITVGLLDGFKSADKDALNLLKTMGATPFQNFIHIKFPSSIGYFFAGLRISVSYSIIGAVVAEWLGGFDGLGVYMTRVRKSYSFDKMFAVIFFVSAISLFLMYAVKKVQKVAMPWE, from the coding sequence TTGAGCAAAAAATCTCGAAACACTCTAAATAAAATAACCGATAAAACTGCACCGTTTATAATAATAGTTTTTATACTTATTTTATGGCAGATACTGTCTATGACAGGAATCGTACCGAAATTTATGTTGCCTTCACCTTTTAATGTGATAAAGGCTTTTTTCTCGGATTTCGGACTGTTAATGCATCATACTGTAATAACTTTAACCGAAGCATTTTTGGGACTGGGTTTGGGAATAATTTTAGGATTTGTAACGGCTGTTGTAATGGATAGATTTGAATTTGCATATAAGGCTATTTATCCTGTACTTGTAATCACTCAAACTATTCCGACAGTTGCGATAGCACCGCTTTTGGTGCTGTGGCTGGGTTACGGAATAATGCCTAAAATAACATTGATAGTTATTACATCATTTTTTCCGATAACTGTAGGGTTGCTGGACGGATTTAAATCGGCTGACAAGGATGCTTTGAATTTATTGAAAACAATGGGAGCTACACCTTTTCAAAATTTTATTCACATAAAATTCCCGAGTTCTATCGGATATTTCTTTGCAGGGCTTAGAATATCAGTATCCTATTCTATTATCGGTGCGGTAGTGGCTGAATGGCTGGGAGGATTTGACGGACTTGGAGTGTATATGACGAGAGTCAGAAAATCTTATTCTTTTGATAAAATGTTTGCAGTAATATTTTTTGTATCGGCGATAAGTTTATTTTTGATGTATGCAGTGAAAAAAGTGCAGAAAGTGGCGATGCCGTGGGAGTGA
- a CDS encoding PD-(D/E)XK nuclease family protein yields the protein MNIKYFGLGSDLKEILFKEFKKNEEILYVFENTSSFFEIKREYLKSGEKLFYNFKLLKLYDFYEKLFQTDKIVLKEEKQVVLFYNSLTDEIKKELKINNYYDVIDIAYNFYGLFSELQEYKIDLNKIEIEKWQKNTFETLLKINGQINKKSDEKGLILPYMLRKSENISENFLKKYKKICFVNKVKFTPLEKEIFDVIEKKGIEIENILQLDKKDFNEEKLKISETFGLPDKDEFEKKYNVNVEIHEFENKFAQLLGIVKKLDKELKKEKLLTVENKSLYKIYDAQDENSDNEKDYHLLNQNKITYNLEITMQKTKIYKTLDLIYNVLENIKVVFKSKEDKICLFRMKELHDAFKSRDFLKTFGLKENYRLFQDLVLDDYKYISCEKLKELSENVDRYKHMENEVKSFVNFLEKIEEIYSYKTLSEYAEFLEKIFVQSGEKDVNIRDKYFEALSEMTVLEDLSFDDLWTDFFGLNMSASLLKLFLKYLDKKAVSLDLEKIEEQENERKYMINPFSSISETAKENIMFLNIQDSFPKVKINNYLFSKIQRAKMGLPISDEEKQIEIFKFYQNVLGAKNIYLSYVKNIDEKIDSAGVIEEIKLKYGIEPVKNEISEEEELNFVKEYFNKSKIQRKIGKFIKSKLEKNKEKMRSEDLSLGFYDFEKMKDFEYGFYLEKMTGEKEVEKIEDKIEALMFGNIIHVLYEKIVMENKEALEKGEFTVSNGEIEKTLNRILDSLEYKIPKEYIIFYRKISFTEIVKSTERFLKELTQYLLMKRNIKIHSEEKIKKKAEKDIAENVRISGVVDLYIETEDSEILVDYKSGKDNQQNKNRAFNQLDYYSVILPENKNKKTEKWVINAWTGEKSTDEDRKENDILEKEDIKEVIENYYKTDYYDLGERKETYISRVYSDIARREEELGDE from the coding sequence ATGAATATAAAATATTTTGGACTCGGATCGGATTTGAAAGAAATACTGTTTAAAGAATTTAAGAAAAACGAAGAGATTTTATATGTATTTGAAAATACCTCTTCGTTTTTTGAAATTAAAAGAGAGTATTTAAAATCTGGAGAAAAGTTATTTTATAATTTTAAATTATTAAAATTATATGATTTTTATGAAAAACTTTTTCAAACGGATAAAATCGTTTTAAAAGAAGAAAAACAGGTAGTTTTATTTTATAATTCTTTGACTGACGAGATAAAAAAGGAACTGAAAATAAACAATTACTATGATGTGATAGATATTGCGTATAATTTTTACGGACTTTTTTCTGAATTGCAGGAATATAAAATAGACCTTAATAAAATAGAAATCGAAAAATGGCAGAAAAATACCTTTGAAACATTGCTGAAAATAAACGGGCAAATCAATAAAAAATCAGATGAAAAAGGACTTATACTTCCTTATATGCTGAGAAAATCCGAAAATATATCGGAAAATTTTCTTAAAAAATATAAAAAAATATGTTTTGTAAATAAAGTAAAATTCACTCCTTTGGAAAAGGAGATTTTTGACGTTATTGAAAAAAAAGGAATAGAAATTGAAAATATTCTGCAACTTGACAAAAAAGACTTTAATGAAGAAAAACTGAAAATAAGTGAAACATTCGGATTGCCTGATAAAGATGAATTTGAGAAAAAATATAATGTAAACGTTGAAATACATGAGTTTGAAAATAAATTTGCACAGCTTTTGGGAATAGTAAAAAAACTCGATAAAGAATTGAAAAAAGAAAAACTTTTAACCGTTGAAAATAAGTCCTTATATAAAATATATGACGCTCAGGATGAAAATTCCGACAATGAAAAAGATTACCATTTGCTGAATCAGAATAAAATTACTTATAATCTTGAAATTACCATGCAAAAAACGAAAATATATAAAACTCTTGATTTGATTTATAATGTTTTGGAGAATATAAAAGTAGTTTTTAAAAGTAAAGAAGATAAAATCTGTCTTTTCAGAATGAAAGAGTTGCATGATGCTTTTAAATCGAGAGATTTTCTGAAAACATTTGGATTGAAAGAAAATTATCGGCTATTTCAGGATTTGGTTTTAGATGATTATAAGTATATTTCCTGTGAAAAACTTAAGGAACTTTCGGAAAATGTCGACAGATATAAACACATGGAAAACGAAGTAAAAAGTTTTGTAAATTTTCTTGAAAAAATTGAAGAAATATATTCATATAAAACATTGAGTGAGTATGCGGAATTTTTGGAAAAAATATTTGTTCAGAGCGGAGAAAAGGACGTAAATATAAGAGATAAGTATTTTGAAGCATTGTCGGAAATGACTGTTCTGGAAGACTTGAGTTTTGATGATCTCTGGACGGATTTTTTCGGACTGAATATGTCGGCAAGTTTGTTAAAGCTGTTTTTGAAATATCTGGATAAAAAAGCTGTAAGTCTTGATTTGGAAAAGATAGAAGAACAGGAAAACGAAAGAAAATACATGATAAATCCTTTTTCTTCAATATCGGAAACTGCAAAAGAAAATATAATGTTTTTAAATATACAGGATTCTTTTCCTAAAGTGAAGATAAATAATTATCTGTTTTCAAAAATTCAAAGGGCTAAAATGGGATTGCCTATAAGCGATGAAGAAAAGCAGATAGAAATTTTTAAATTTTATCAAAATGTTTTAGGGGCAAAAAATATTTATTTGTCTTATGTAAAAAATATTGATGAGAAAATCGATTCGGCGGGAGTTATAGAGGAGATAAAGCTGAAATACGGTATAGAGCCTGTAAAAAATGAAATATCCGAAGAAGAAGAGCTGAATTTTGTAAAAGAGTATTTTAATAAAAGTAAAATTCAAAGGAAAATCGGCAAATTTATAAAATCGAAACTTGAAAAAAATAAGGAGAAAATGAGAAGTGAAGATTTAAGTTTGGGATTTTATGATTTTGAAAAAATGAAAGATTTTGAGTACGGATTTTATCTTGAAAAAATGACAGGCGAAAAAGAAGTCGAGAAAATAGAGGATAAAATCGAGGCCCTTATGTTCGGAAACATAATACATGTTCTGTATGAAAAAATCGTTATGGAAAATAAAGAAGCACTTGAAAAGGGAGAATTTACAGTAAGTAACGGTGAAATAGAAAAAACATTGAACAGAATACTTGATTCACTCGAGTACAAAATACCGAAAGAATACATTATATTTTACAGAAAAATCTCTTTTACTGAAATAGTAAAATCTACAGAAAGATTTTTAAAAGAACTGACACAATATCTGCTTATGAAAAGAAATATAAAAATTCATTCTGAAGAAAAAATAAAGAAAAAAGCTGAAAAAGACATTGCTGAAAATGTCCGTATAAGCGGAGTGGTTGATTTATACATAGAAACAGAGGATAGCGAAATACTTGTGGATTATAAATCGGGAAAGGACAATCAGCAGAATAAAAACAGGGCATTTAACCAACTGGACTATTATTCGGTAATATTACCGGAAAATAAAAATAAAAAGACTGAAAAATGGGTCATAAATGCGTGGACCGGAGAAAAAAGTACCGATGAAGATAGGAAAGAAAACGATATACTCGAAAAAGAAGATATAAAAGAAGTTATAGAAAATTATTATAAGACCGATTACTATGATTTGGGAGAAAGAAAAGAAACATACATTTCAAGAGTTTACAGCGATATTGCCAGAAGAGAGGAGGAATTGGGCGATGAGTAA
- a CDS encoding thiamine-binding protein — MSKEIDASIAIQVLPNVQGNEETVRIVDQVIAYIKSKNLNTHVGPFETTIEGKYEELMEIVKECQIIAVKAGALGVMSYVKINYKPKGDVLTIEQKISKHSK, encoded by the coding sequence ATGTCAAAAGAAATAGATGCAAGTATTGCAATACAGGTTTTACCCAATGTTCAAGGAAATGAAGAAACTGTGAGGATCGTGGACCAAGTAATAGCCTATATTAAGAGTAAAAATCTGAATACTCACGTAGGTCCTTTTGAAACTACAATAGAAGGAAAATACGAAGAATTAATGGAAATCGTAAAAGAATGTCAGATTATAGCAGTAAAAGCGGGAGCTCTCGGAGTAATGTCTTATGTAAAAATTAATTATAAGCCGAAAGGAGATGTGCTGACGATTGAGCAAAAAATCTCGAAACACTCTAAATAA
- a CDS encoding ABC transporter substrate-binding protein — MKKFVKILLLCILGILAISCGKSESQNKTEDKAKTGNESPSKKISIVLDWTPNTNHTGLFVAKELGYFKEEGLENVEIVQPPEGSTTALIGAGGAQFGISFQDTLAKSFATDAPVPVTAVAAIIQHNTSGIISLKDKGIDSPKKMENHKYATWDDEIEKAVLKKIITDDGGDFNKVKMIPNTVTDVVTALQTDIDAVWVYYAWDGIATELAGLKTNFLNFADYGKDLDYYSPVIIANNDYLKKNPEEAKKVLRAIKKGYEYAIANPEEAAKVLVKNAPELKPELAIASQKWLATRYKADVAEWGVIDANRWDTFYEWLFKNGLVKKEIPKGYGFSNEYLK, encoded by the coding sequence ATGAAAAAATTTGTAAAGATCTTATTATTGTGTATTTTAGGAATTTTAGCTATATCATGCGGAAAAAGTGAAAGTCAAAATAAAACAGAAGATAAAGCAAAAACAGGAAATGAAAGTCCTTCAAAAAAAATAAGCATTGTGCTTGACTGGACACCGAATACAAATCACACAGGATTGTTCGTTGCGAAGGAATTGGGATATTTTAAAGAAGAGGGGCTTGAAAATGTAGAAATAGTTCAGCCCCCTGAAGGAAGTACAACTGCATTAATAGGAGCAGGCGGAGCTCAATTCGGGATAAGTTTTCAGGACACACTGGCAAAATCTTTTGCGACAGATGCTCCTGTTCCTGTAACTGCCGTTGCTGCGATTATTCAGCATAACACATCAGGAATAATATCCCTGAAAGACAAAGGGATAGACAGTCCTAAAAAAATGGAAAATCATAAATATGCTACTTGGGATGATGAAATAGAAAAGGCTGTATTGAAAAAAATTATAACTGATGACGGTGGAGATTTTAATAAGGTCAAAATGATACCGAATACAGTAACTGATGTTGTTACTGCATTGCAGACTGATATAGATGCAGTTTGGGTATATTATGCGTGGGACGGAATTGCAACAGAGCTTGCCGGACTTAAAACGAACTTTTTGAATTTTGCCGATTACGGGAAAGATCTTGATTACTACAGTCCTGTGATTATTGCGAATAATGATTATTTGAAAAAAAATCCCGAAGAAGCCAAAAAAGTTTTAAGAGCAATAAAAAAAGGATATGAATACGCTATTGCAAATCCTGAAGAAGCGGCAAAAGTATTGGTGAAAAATGCTCCCGAATTGAAACCTGAATTGGCGATAGCCAGCCAGAAATGGCTTGCTACAAGATATAAAGCCGATGTTGCAGAATGGGGAGTAATAGACGCAAATCGTTGGGATACGTTTTATGAATGGCTTTTCAAAAACGGACTTGTTAAAAAAGAAATTCCTAAAGGATACGGATTTTCCAACGAATATTTAAAATAG
- a CDS encoding peptide ABC transporter substrate-binding protein — MKTVKPRLNSLIFFLILSFIFIISCDNKLNKKNTERYFTTNLESEPETLDPQLIKDVSGYVLADKLYEGLVRLDENSEIIPAGAESWTVSEDGKIWTFSIRKGTKWSNGDTVTAYDYARGMKRGLEPETAAAYSFIMYYIQGAKEYNTGELKDFNKVGIKVKDDYTLEITLAKPVAYFGKTLITPIYLPVNEKVINKNKEKYGTEAEMAVYNGPYILTKWKHEDRMVLEKNPDYWNEKEIKSKKINLIMIADMDVSAKLFENKEVNFTRISLEKIREFKGKPELKPYPDGRVWYLALNTKNPVFKNKNIRKAMILAINREELVNNVLDGVGIKASGLVAKGIPGVEKDFREENGDLYAQYKDADLKTIFETGLKESGLTKENVKLTLTVDERGTGRKEAEFYQEQWKKKLGLEVKVDVVTYKEMITRATEGNFDILRNSWGPDYVDAMTYLEIFMTNSGLNTAKYSNPEYDKLVNFAQESINAKLRIKAMENAEKILINDFVYSGLYFQVGTYLQSTDVEDLIIRAAGNSIDFYKVYLK; from the coding sequence ATGAAAACGGTAAAACCCCGATTAAACAGTTTAATATTTTTCTTGATATTAAGTTTTATATTTATAATATCGTGTGATAATAAGTTAAATAAGAAAAATACGGAAAGATATTTTACAACAAATTTAGAAAGTGAACCTGAAACATTGGATCCCCAGTTAATAAAAGATGTAAGCGGATATGTTTTGGCGGATAAACTTTATGAAGGGCTTGTAAGATTGGACGAAAACAGTGAAATAATACCTGCAGGAGCCGAAAGTTGGACTGTGTCCGAAGACGGCAAAATATGGACTTTTAGTATCAGAAAAGGAACGAAATGGTCAAACGGAGATACTGTAACGGCTTATGATTATGCGAGGGGAATGAAAAGAGGACTGGAACCTGAAACCGCAGCGGCATATTCATTTATTATGTATTATATTCAGGGAGCAAAAGAATACAATACCGGAGAACTTAAAGATTTCAATAAAGTAGGGATAAAAGTAAAAGATGACTATACTCTTGAAATAACTCTTGCAAAACCTGTAGCTTATTTTGGGAAAACTTTGATAACACCGATATATTTACCTGTAAATGAAAAAGTGATAAATAAAAATAAGGAAAAATACGGAACAGAAGCAGAAATGGCAGTATATAACGGGCCGTATATATTGACTAAATGGAAACACGAAGATAGAATGGTTTTGGAAAAAAATCCCGATTATTGGAATGAAAAAGAAATAAAAAGTAAAAAGATAAATTTAATAATGATTGCAGATATGGATGTTTCGGCAAAATTATTTGAAAATAAAGAAGTTAATTTTACAAGAATTTCTCTTGAAAAAATCCGTGAATTTAAAGGGAAACCCGAGTTAAAGCCCTATCCTGACGGAAGAGTATGGTATTTAGCTTTAAATACGAAAAATCCCGTATTTAAAAATAAAAATATAAGAAAAGCAATGATATTGGCTATAAATAGAGAGGAACTTGTTAATAATGTATTGGACGGTGTAGGAATAAAAGCTTCAGGACTGGTAGCAAAAGGAATACCGGGAGTGGAGAAAGACTTTAGAGAAGAAAACGGAGATTTATACGCTCAATATAAAGATGCAGATTTAAAAACGATATTTGAAACAGGATTAAAAGAAAGCGGATTGACAAAAGAAAATGTGAAATTAACATTGACAGTGGATGAAAGAGGAACAGGAAGAAAAGAAGCGGAATTTTATCAGGAGCAATGGAAGAAAAAATTAGGACTGGAAGTAAAAGTAGACGTAGTAACTTATAAAGAAATGATAACAAGAGCAACTGAAGGAAATTTTGATATTTTAAGAAACAGTTGGGGACCAGACTATGTAGATGCTATGACCTATTTGGAGATATTTATGACAAATTCAGGGCTTAATACAGCAAAATACTCTAATCCCGAATATGACAAACTTGTAAATTTTGCACAGGAAAGTATAAATGCCAAACTTAGAATTAAAGCTATGGAAAATGCGGAAAAGATACTTATAAATGATTTCGTATATTCAGGACTTTATTTTCAGGTAGGCACATATTTACAAAGTACAGATGTGGAAGATCTTATAATAAGAGCAGCAGGAAATTCCATTGATTTTTATAAAGTATATTTGAAATAA
- a CDS encoding BPL-N domain-containing protein: MGKVILIYGDEGASRVGVSSLLKACKEKMGHPVKEIFASDIINDNILDKAAMVVFPGGVAMPYCNKLNGIGNKKIREYLKNGGVYLGICAGAYYACDRLDFHGEEYDVVDKWELEFFKGVAKGSLAELTNGRYYDESVYAKAFVPLKFDGKYSTVKEKMYYYHGGPTFIPDDKNDDSYEAIAKFENGKTAIIKGKFGNGSYFLSSIHFELQKKYYKEIVLDKARKEEYEQETELYNCLNDNYGNEIWEIIKKEIINVRSSLLE; the protein is encoded by the coding sequence ATGGGAAAAGTTATACTGATTTACGGAGATGAAGGTGCAAGTCGAGTAGGTGTGTCATCTCTCCTTAAAGCTTGTAAAGAAAAAATGGGGCACCCGGTAAAAGAAATATTCGCAAGTGATATAATCAATGATAATATTTTAGATAAGGCTGCTATGGTTGTATTTCCTGGAGGAGTAGCCATGCCTTATTGTAACAAGTTAAACGGTATAGGAAATAAAAAAATCCGTGAATATTTGAAAAATGGGGGAGTTTACTTGGGGATTTGTGCGGGAGCTTACTACGCCTGTGACAGATTGGATTTTCACGGAGAAGAATATGATGTAGTCGACAAATGGGAATTAGAATTTTTTAAAGGGGTTGCCAAAGGGTCTTTGGCGGAACTGACAAATGGAAGATATTATGATGAAAGTGTATATGCCAAGGCTTTTGTACCTTTGAAATTTGACGGGAAATACAGCACGGTAAAAGAAAAAATGTATTATTATCATGGTGGACCGACATTTATTCCTGATGATAAAAATGATGACAGTTATGAGGCAATAGCAAAGTTTGAAAACGGTAAAACGGCAATAATTAAAGGGAAATTCGGGAATGGGAGTTATTTTCTTTCAAGCATTCATTTTGAGTTACAAAAGAAGTATTATAAAGAAATCGTACTGGATAAAGCACGGAAAGAAGAATATGAGCAGGAAACTGAACTTTATAATTGTTTGAATGATAATTACGGAAATGAGATTTGGGAAATTATAAAAAAGGAAATAATAAATGTCAGATCGAGTTTATTAGAGTAA
- a CDS encoding FAD-dependent oxidoreductase, translated as MKKYDAVIIGFGKGGKTLAGFLAGKGQNVALIEKSDKMYGGTCINVGCIPSKKLVNSTKVLKNKGLNSIKDKKNFYTESINNKNALIGALRGKNYEILATKDTIDIYNGTGSFVSKNIVNVDNNGENVQIEGEKIFINTGSMTVIPDIKGLKESKYVYTSTTLMDLEELPEKLVIIGAGYIGLEFASMYSEFGSEVTVIDAAEKLLPREDEEIAKRVKSILEAKGIKFLLKSKIEEVFDKNGKGYVKVSEEEVEVNAILVAVGRKPNTEGLNLEAAEVKIDEKGAVIVNETLQTTADNIWAMGDVKGGLQFTYISLDDFRIIRDNIYGNGNRTVNDRNVVPYSVFVNPPLSRVGMTESEAVAKGHEVKTGRLEAMAIPKAKIEGQTDGLLKTVIDIKTDKILGCTLLCNTSHEMINIVAAAMKAEQKYTFLKDMIFTHPTMSEALNDLFGSVK; from the coding sequence ATGAAAAAATATGATGCAGTAATAATAGGATTCGGAAAAGGTGGAAAAACTTTAGCAGGATTTTTGGCAGGAAAAGGACAGAATGTAGCTTTAATAGAAAAATCTGATAAAATGTACGGAGGAACATGTATAAATGTAGGATGTATTCCTTCAAAAAAACTTGTGAACAGTACAAAAGTTCTTAAAAATAAAGGGTTGAACAGTATCAAAGATAAAAAAAATTTTTATACTGAAAGTATAAACAATAAAAATGCTTTAATAGGGGCATTAAGAGGTAAAAATTATGAAATACTTGCTACAAAGGATACAATAGATATCTATAACGGGACAGGGAGTTTTGTTTCTAAAAATATTGTAAATGTCGACAATAACGGAGAAAATGTACAGATAGAAGGAGAAAAAATTTTTATAAATACAGGTTCAATGACTGTAATTCCTGATATAAAAGGATTAAAAGAAAGTAAATATGTTTATACAAGCACAACTCTTATGGATTTGGAAGAATTACCGGAAAAACTTGTAATAATCGGTGCAGGATATATAGGTCTTGAGTTTGCTTCGATGTATTCCGAATTCGGCTCCGAAGTTACTGTTATTGATGCAGCTGAAAAACTATTGCCGAGGGAAGATGAAGAAATTGCAAAAAGAGTAAAATCAATATTGGAAGCAAAAGGAATAAAATTCTTATTGAAATCGAAAATAGAAGAAGTTTTTGATAAAAACGGAAAAGGTTATGTTAAAGTCTCGGAAGAAGAAGTTGAAGTAAATGCCATCCTTGTGGCTGTGGGAAGAAAACCTAATACAGAAGGACTTAATCTTGAAGCGGCAGAAGTAAAAATAGATGAAAAAGGTGCAGTTATCGTGAACGAAACATTACAAACAACTGCCGATAATATATGGGCAATGGGAGATGTAAAAGGAGGACTACAATTTACATATATTTCTCTTGACGATTTCAGAATAATAAGAGATAATATTTACGGAAACGGTAACAGAACTGTAAATGACAGAAATGTAGTACCTTACAGTGTATTTGTAAATCCGCCTTTATCAAGAGTGGGAATGACTGAAAGTGAAGCTGTTGCCAAAGGACATGAAGTAAAAACGGGAAGACTTGAAGCGATGGCTATTCCTAAAGCAAAAATTGAAGGACAAACTGACGGGTTATTGAAAACAGTGATAGATATAAAAACAGACAAGATTTTAGGATGTACTTTGTTGTGCAATACTTCTCACGAAATGATAAATATTGTAGCTGCTGCAATGAAAGCGGAACAGAAATATACATTTTTAAAAGATATGATATTTACTCATCCTACAATGAGTGAAGCATTGAATGACTTGTTTGGAAGTGTAAAATAA